The Helianthus annuus cultivar XRQ/B chromosome 16, HanXRQr2.0-SUNRISE, whole genome shotgun sequence genome includes a window with the following:
- the LOC110915626 gene encoding 1,2-dihydroxy-3-keto-5-methylthiopentene dioxygenase 1: protein MAILQAWFMDDVPNDPQLPHQRNPKEFVSPDYLAELGVLHWKLNPEKYEDDEELEKIRADRGYNYMDLLDLCPEKVENYEQKLKNFYTEHIHADEEIRYCLEGSGYFDIRDNDDRWIRIWIKAGDLIILPAGIYHRFTLDTSNYIKLMRLFVGEPVWTAYNRPQEEHPARRNYMFNFGQKIGTPLKAH, encoded by the exons ATGGCGATTCTTCAGGCATGGTTCATGGATGATGTTCCCAATGATCCACAACTTCCTCATCAACGCAATCCCAAAGAGTTTGTTTCGCCTGATTACTTAGCTG AATTGGGTGTTTTACACTGGAAGTTGAATCCGGAAAAGTATGAGGATGATGAAGAGTTGGAGAAGATTAGGGCTGACAGAGGCTACAATTACATG GATCTGCTGGATTTGTGCCCTGAGAAAGTGGAGAATTATGAGCAAAAGCTGAAGAACTTCTATACAGAGCACATTCATGCAGACGAAGAGATACGTTATTGTTTGGAAGGGAGTGGGTATTTTGATATCAGGGACAACGATGATCGTTGGATTCGCATTTGGATCAAGGCTGGCGACCTCATCATTTTGCCAGCCGGAATCTACCACCGATTCACCCTCGACACCTCCAACTATATCAAG TTGATGAGGTTGTTTGTTGGAGAGCCGGTATGGACTGCATATAACAGGCCCCAAGAGGAGCATCCAGCAAGGagaaactatatgtttaactt